The stretch of DNA AAACCAATAGTTAAAGATGATAAAATAGTTGTAGGATCTGTTATGAAAATCACATTATCATGTGATCATAGAATTATAGATGGTGCAAATGGAAGCTCTTATTTACTTTCTCTTAGAAAATTTTTAGAGGATCCTATTACTATTTTATTTTAAAAAAATTATTTTTTTTTATACAAGAAAATAAAATAGGATATGTAAATAAAAATAGAGTTAATAATGGAAATACTTTTTCTAAAAAATTAGATCTTATAAAAGAAGAAAATATAAGCTTTGCACCAAGTAAAATTATTACGTAAAAAGATGAATCTTTTAATTTAGGAAATTTTTCCATTAATTGAATAAAAAATTGAGAAATTAATCTTATAGATAAAATTCCTATAAAAACTCCAAAAAAAATTAAAATAAAATTTTCTGATAAAGCAACAGAAGCAAATATATTATCTATAGAAAAAAAAATATCCATTATTTCTATAAGAATAATAATTTTCCAAAAAGAATTTTCTTTTTTTAAACTTGATTTATTTATATTATATATAACGCTTTTTTTTTTAAAAAAATGACTTAATCCAATGAAAATTAGATAAAAACCTCCTATAGGTTTTAGC from Blattabacterium cuenoti encodes:
- a CDS encoding TerC family protein; the encoded protein is MNNFISRSITEIVNNPTSSISIVGNLFLIESILSIDNAAMIASMIIQLKEEYRKKAIKYGIIGAYFFRGICLLFASLLIKIWWLKPIGGFYLIFIGLSHFFKKKSVIYNINKSSLKKENSFWKIIILIEIMDIFFSIDNIFASVALSENFILIFFGVFIGILSIRLISQFFIQLMEKFPKLKDSSFYVIILLGAKLIFSSFIRSNFLEKVFPLLTLFLFTYPILFSCIKKNNFFKIK